In the Opitutaceae bacterium genome, one interval contains:
- the uppS gene encoding polyprenyl diphosphate synthase, with protein MGQDNSKGQTPRHVAIIMDGNGRWAKERGLPRLEGHRQGGNAIREAMETCRELGIRYLTVFAFSVENWKRPQSEIDGLMKLLVRSINHELPDLVRKRVRLRTIGEIEDLPPKTLATLKKAMAATAQFEDWNLIVALNYGSRSEVVRAAVEFSKAVARGEEDPDTCDWSRFSRYLDTADIPDPDLLIRTSGETRLSNFLLLQCAYAEMFFSPVYWPDFSRDHFLEAIDNYRKRERRYGLTGEQVRRQPAVLKP; from the coding sequence ATGGGGCAGGATAATTCAAAGGGCCAGACACCGCGGCATGTCGCCATCATCATGGATGGCAATGGTCGCTGGGCGAAGGAGCGCGGCTTGCCGCGTCTGGAGGGTCATCGCCAGGGCGGAAACGCGATACGCGAAGCCATGGAAACCTGCCGCGAGCTGGGTATCCGCTACCTGACGGTCTTTGCCTTTTCCGTCGAGAACTGGAAACGACCTCAATCGGAAATCGACGGCCTGATGAAACTCCTGGTCCGGTCCATCAACCATGAGCTCCCCGATCTGGTCCGCAAACGGGTCCGGCTCCGGACGATCGGCGAGATCGAGGATCTGCCGCCCAAGACGCTCGCCACCCTGAAGAAGGCGATGGCGGCGACGGCCCAGTTCGAGGACTGGAATCTCATCGTCGCCCTGAACTATGGATCACGAAGCGAAGTGGTCCGCGCGGCGGTTGAATTCTCGAAAGCCGTCGCCCGCGGTGAAGAGGACCCGGATACCTGCGACTGGTCGCGTTTCTCCCGCTACCTCGACACGGCCGACATCCCGGACCCCGACCTGCTTATCCGGACTTCGGGCGAAACCCGCTTGAGCAATTTTCTCCTGCTGCAGTGCGCGTATGCCGAAATGTTCTTTTCTCCCGTTTACTGGCCCGATTTCTCCAGGGATCATTTTCTCGAGGCGATCGACAATTACCGGAAGCGGGAACGCCGTTACGGTCTGACCGGCGAGCAGGTGCGGCGACAACCCGCCGTGCTCAAGCCCTGA
- a CDS encoding phosphatidate cytidylyltransferase — protein MTKRILSTIGLWALAIFVLTTFRLDGVVWMLAVVAVAAQHELYCMFEKMGERPFHFLGLALGLIMIVAPHYTHSFYPHGEKRGLEAGIIAVCIVVACVRIMRERDGSNRLETLVFTVFGLVFIPFMLHFLVRVTALPADPAEGLMLVLWLVAVTKFCDVGALLSGMVFGRHKLAPHASPKKTWEGAVGGVAIAAGVGSALILIFPDFFPDSLTPLIGALVAVPVASAGIISDLIESIIKRRAEVKDSGKFIPGIGGAFDLVDSLILSSPVAYLLLRAVI, from the coding sequence GTGACCAAACGGATTCTCAGCACCATCGGCCTCTGGGCGCTCGCGATCTTCGTCCTCACCACCTTCCGGCTCGATGGTGTTGTCTGGATGCTCGCGGTCGTCGCGGTCGCCGCCCAGCACGAACTCTATTGCATGTTCGAGAAGATGGGGGAACGGCCCTTCCATTTTCTCGGTCTTGCCCTGGGGTTGATCATGATTGTCGCGCCCCACTACACCCACTCCTTCTATCCGCACGGCGAGAAGCGTGGTCTCGAGGCCGGCATCATCGCCGTTTGCATCGTCGTCGCCTGCGTCCGGATCATGCGGGAACGCGATGGCAGCAATCGCCTCGAGACGCTCGTCTTCACCGTCTTCGGCCTCGTCTTCATTCCCTTCATGCTGCACTTCCTCGTGCGGGTGACGGCTCTCCCGGCCGACCCGGCCGAGGGTCTGATGCTCGTGCTCTGGCTGGTGGCGGTGACCAAATTCTGCGATGTCGGGGCCCTCCTTTCCGGCATGGTTTTCGGCCGGCACAAACTGGCGCCGCACGCCAGCCCCAAGAAGACCTGGGAAGGGGCGGTCGGCGGCGTCGCGATCGCCGCCGGGGTGGGCTCGGCTCTCATTCTCATCTTCCCCGACTTTTTCCCCGATTCGCTCACACCACTCATCGGTGCCCTCGTCGCCGTGCCGGTTGCCTCGGCCGGCATCATATCCGACCTGATCGAGTCGATCATCAAGCGGCGGGCGGAGGTCAAGGATTCGGGGAAGTTCATTCCGGGCATTGGAGGGGCCTTCGACCTGGTCGACAGCCTGATCCTGAGTTCGCCGGTCGCCTACCTCCTCCTGCGGGCGGTTATCTGA
- a CDS encoding 1-deoxy-D-xylulose-5-phosphate reductoisomerase has translation MSPRKRILLLGATGSIGASTLQVIDAHPDKLELVGIAARRNTDALAAIARKYRVRDVGFFAAEAASEASSQNRYPPSTRLYGGIDGIEELAALPEADLVVIAVVGTAGLRPTLAAIRAGKTIALANKETLVLAGDFVTRAATAAGVTILPLDSEHNAIFQCLQASAPGDLRRILLTASGGSFRDRSLESLHRVTPEEALKHPNWSMGAKVTVDSATMANKGLEVIEARWLFGLPSAAIDVVIHRQSIVHSMVEFIDGSVLAQLAPPSMTFAIQHSLLYPERASPTLPGIDFTAAMRLDFEPPDHTRFPCLTLAREALEAAGVMPAAFNAANEVAVAAFLEERIGFLEIPSIISRTLEKMPNPEPKCLDDVLEADRIARSLASHRAARSTSRRPLND, from the coding sequence ATGAGCCCAAGGAAACGGATCCTCCTGCTCGGGGCCACCGGATCGATTGGCGCGAGCACCCTGCAGGTAATCGACGCCCATCCGGACAAACTGGAACTGGTCGGAATCGCCGCCCGCCGCAATACCGATGCTCTCGCCGCCATAGCGCGGAAGTACCGGGTCCGGGATGTCGGTTTTTTTGCCGCCGAGGCCGCTTCGGAGGCGTCTTCCCAGAATCGCTATCCACCCTCAACACGCCTCTATGGGGGCATCGACGGAATCGAGGAACTGGCCGCCCTCCCCGAGGCCGATCTGGTCGTCATCGCCGTGGTCGGGACTGCCGGCCTAAGGCCCACCCTGGCCGCCATCCGGGCCGGCAAGACCATCGCCCTGGCCAATAAGGAGACCCTCGTCCTGGCCGGCGACTTCGTGACCCGTGCCGCCACCGCCGCCGGAGTGACCATCCTCCCGCTCGACAGCGAACACAACGCTATCTTCCAATGCCTTCAGGCCTCCGCTCCGGGGGATCTCCGCCGGATTCTCCTGACCGCTTCCGGCGGCAGTTTTCGCGACCGATCGCTTGAGAGCCTGCACCGGGTGACCCCCGAGGAAGCGCTCAAGCATCCCAATTGGTCGATGGGAGCCAAGGTCACGGTGGACTCCGCCACCATGGCCAACAAAGGACTCGAAGTGATCGAAGCCCGTTGGCTTTTCGGCCTGCCGTCAGCGGCAATCGATGTGGTGATTCATCGACAGAGCATCGTGCATTCGATGGTGGAGTTCATCGATGGATCCGTCCTCGCCCAGTTGGCCCCGCCCTCGATGACCTTTGCCATTCAGCATTCCCTGCTCTACCCTGAGCGGGCCAGCCCCACCCTGCCGGGTATCGACTTCACCGCAGCCATGCGCCTGGATTTCGAACCCCCCGATCACACCCGCTTTCCCTGCCTGACCCTGGCCCGTGAGGCGCTCGAAGCCGCCGGGGTCATGCCGGCCGCTTTCAATGCCGCCAACGAAGTGGCCGTCGCCGCCTTCCTTGAAGAGCGGATCGGGTTCCTTGAAATCCCGTCGATAATCAGTAGAACGTTGGAGAAGATGCCCAATCCGGAACCCAAGTGCCTTGACGATGTCCTCGAAGCCGACCGAATCGCCCGCTCCCTCGCGAGCCACCGGGCGGCACGATCAACCTCCCGCCGGCCCCTGAATGACTGA
- the rseP gene encoding RIP metalloprotease RseP — protein MTDLATSIFSNVWSIALIVLFFGGSIFVHELGHFLAARRRGLKIERFSIGFGPKIVAWKRDGIEYRISWIPFGGYVALPQLADMRGIEGDASEDPLPPEPISYASKMIVSVMGAVFNILFAICLSVVIWQFGLPTTALQTTTRIGYVFDTLALPDGSEVTSPARFAGLREGDRITAIDGKAVDDWSSLLQTLVSGTGRDAYGQPKTNLTIERDQETLSIDVYPRVSGEDSVRRIGITPAEPLIIGGTLKGSPAAAAGLKPGDVIQAINGQPVYSRYRLKSELEAGRDLAIPFTIARGEETIVIPIRPAEIQIGKDGSKAISIGAQFDLPVTYVHPTPWKQISDNFVIMYRILSGLINPRSDLGIGHMSGPPGIARILYETAQVDVRLVIWITIIINVNLAFFNLLPIPVLDGGHMLFATIGRLRGRALPPGFVAAAQSTFMILLFSLLIYVSFKDVGRWFRDSREEQEYRTNTVEPVFEPAASPTPGNTEN, from the coding sequence ATGACTGATCTCGCCACCTCCATTTTCTCCAATGTCTGGTCGATCGCCCTGATCGTGCTTTTCTTCGGAGGTTCCATCTTCGTTCATGAACTCGGCCATTTTCTGGCCGCCCGCCGCCGTGGACTCAAGATCGAGCGCTTTTCCATAGGCTTCGGCCCCAAAATCGTCGCCTGGAAGCGGGATGGCATCGAGTATCGGATTTCCTGGATCCCGTTTGGAGGGTACGTCGCCCTTCCCCAATTGGCGGACATGCGTGGAATCGAAGGCGATGCCTCCGAGGATCCCCTGCCTCCGGAGCCCATCAGTTATGCATCGAAGATGATCGTTTCGGTCATGGGTGCCGTCTTCAACATTCTCTTCGCTATCTGCCTTTCCGTGGTCATCTGGCAGTTCGGGCTTCCCACCACCGCCTTGCAGACCACCACCCGGATCGGCTATGTTTTTGATACCCTCGCCCTCCCCGACGGATCGGAAGTGACCAGCCCGGCGCGGTTTGCCGGACTCCGCGAGGGTGACCGGATCACGGCGATCGATGGAAAGGCCGTCGACGACTGGAGTTCACTCCTTCAGACGCTTGTTTCCGGAACGGGCCGCGATGCCTACGGACAGCCCAAGACCAACCTGACAATCGAACGCGACCAGGAGACTCTGTCGATCGATGTCTACCCGCGCGTCTCCGGCGAAGACAGTGTCCGACGGATCGGGATCACCCCGGCGGAGCCCCTCATCATCGGCGGCACCCTCAAGGGTTCGCCGGCCGCTGCCGCCGGTCTCAAGCCCGGAGACGTCATCCAGGCGATCAACGGCCAGCCGGTCTACTCGCGCTATCGGCTCAAGTCCGAACTGGAGGCCGGACGGGATCTCGCCATCCCGTTCACCATCGCCCGAGGGGAGGAAACCATCGTCATTCCCATCCGTCCGGCCGAGATCCAGATAGGAAAAGACGGCTCGAAAGCCATCTCGATCGGTGCCCAATTCGACCTCCCGGTCACCTACGTTCACCCGACCCCGTGGAAACAGATATCGGACAATTTCGTCATCATGTACCGCATACTCTCCGGTCTGATCAACCCCCGTTCGGACCTGGGCATCGGCCACATGAGCGGGCCTCCGGGCATTGCGCGCATCCTCTACGAAACCGCCCAAGTGGACGTCCGCCTCGTCATCTGGATCACCATCATCATCAACGTCAACCTGGCCTTCTTCAACCTCCTGCCCATTCCCGTTCTGGACGGAGGGCACATGCTCTTTGCCACCATCGGCAGACTCCGTGGCCGGGCCCTGCCGCCCGGATTCGTGGCTGCCGCCCAGAGCACCTTCATGATTCTCCTCTTTTCCCTGCTCATCTACGTCAGCTTCAAGGACGTCGGCCGGTGGTTCCGGGACAGCCGGGAGGAGCAGGAATACCGGACGAACACGGTGGAGCCGGTATTTGAGCCGGCGGCGTCCCCGACGCCCGGGAACACGGAAAACTGA
- the ispG gene encoding (E)-4-hydroxy-3-methylbut-2-enyl-diphosphate synthase produces the protein MGYCESRYQTVRRKTTEVMVGDIGIGGSHPIRIQSMTTSDTQDVAATVRQCVALAEAGCEIIRITAPNVTAARCLRDIRRDLQKHRIYTPLVADIHFLPSAALEAVEHVDKVRINPGNYADRKKFAVREYSDSQYNEELGRLHDAFTPLVKRSKTLGRSMRIGTNHGSLSDRIMNRYGDTPLGMVESALEFLRIAESHDYHQIVLSMKASNPKIMIQAYRLLVERMALEGMHYPLHLGVTEAGDGEDGRIKSAIGIGSLLLDGLGDTIRVSLTEDSVHEIPVARAIADKAMILWQGPAAPDGLTTDSVNPYQYNRRPVTTVDPGYDLPIGVDHPPRVIVPITDALADPAAWARQIGPVLARLRDTPPEGVFIEVTPGSDLGALNALLSTAHAHRLFPVLGCGSDTDWRQLLAAIGNPPGRGAVLLRRLDSADEPELTDFLRETERAGCRIALELEASVVGSLAPVLRRHASQCLFITPVQATRGASSRHQTGRYRLLAEMMRQTELDLPIWIRATAGTCIHHEETFLSRLVEGSILTGSLLCDGIGDLVSFEDETDFTRSAKVAYNLLQGAGARISKTEFVACPSCGRTLFDLQTTTQRIREKTSHLKGVKIAIMGCIVNGPGEMADADFGYVGGAPGKINLYVGKECVQYHIPSAEADQRLISLIKEHGRWIDPEPEPAAID, from the coding sequence ATGGGCTACTGCGAGTCGCGTTACCAGACGGTCCGCCGCAAAACCACCGAGGTGATGGTCGGGGACATCGGGATCGGCGGAAGCCACCCCATCCGTATCCAGTCCATGACCACGAGTGACACCCAGGATGTGGCTGCCACCGTCAGACAATGCGTGGCCCTGGCCGAAGCCGGTTGCGAGATCATCCGGATCACCGCACCCAACGTGACGGCCGCCCGCTGCCTCCGGGACATCCGGCGCGACCTCCAGAAACACCGGATCTACACTCCGCTTGTCGCCGACATTCACTTTCTGCCATCCGCCGCGCTTGAGGCGGTCGAGCACGTGGACAAAGTGAGAATCAATCCCGGCAATTACGCCGACCGCAAGAAGTTCGCCGTCCGCGAGTATTCAGACAGCCAGTACAACGAGGAACTGGGCCGGCTGCACGATGCCTTCACCCCCCTGGTCAAGCGGTCGAAAACCCTCGGTCGCTCGATGCGGATCGGGACAAATCACGGCTCCCTCTCCGACCGTATCATGAACCGTTACGGGGATACCCCCCTCGGCATGGTCGAGTCCGCCCTCGAGTTTCTCCGCATTGCCGAGAGTCACGACTACCACCAGATCGTGCTCTCCATGAAGGCGAGCAATCCCAAGATCATGATCCAGGCCTACCGCCTGCTGGTCGAACGGATGGCCCTCGAGGGGATGCATTACCCGCTTCACCTTGGGGTGACCGAAGCGGGCGACGGCGAGGACGGCCGGATCAAGAGCGCGATCGGAATCGGCAGCCTCCTGCTCGACGGCCTCGGCGACACCATCCGGGTCTCCCTGACCGAAGATTCTGTCCACGAGATCCCGGTGGCCCGGGCCATCGCCGACAAAGCAATGATCCTCTGGCAGGGACCGGCGGCCCCGGATGGCCTGACCACCGACTCGGTCAACCCCTACCAGTACAACCGCCGACCCGTCACCACCGTGGATCCGGGCTATGATCTGCCCATCGGAGTCGATCACCCCCCACGGGTAATTGTGCCGATCACCGACGCCCTGGCCGACCCTGCAGCCTGGGCACGACAGATCGGTCCAGTCCTGGCCCGGCTGCGCGACACGCCACCGGAAGGCGTCTTCATCGAAGTCACTCCCGGATCCGATCTCGGCGCGTTGAATGCCCTCCTCTCGACAGCCCACGCCCACCGGCTCTTTCCCGTCCTCGGTTGCGGATCGGACACCGATTGGAGACAGTTGCTCGCGGCGATCGGGAATCCGCCGGGTCGGGGTGCCGTTCTCCTGCGTCGATTGGATTCGGCCGACGAACCGGAGTTGACGGATTTTCTCCGGGAGACTGAACGGGCCGGGTGCCGGATTGCGCTCGAACTCGAAGCTTCCGTGGTGGGATCGCTGGCTCCTGTCCTTCGGCGGCATGCCTCGCAGTGCCTGTTCATCACCCCCGTTCAGGCGACCCGGGGCGCTTCGTCCCGCCACCAGACCGGTCGCTATCGTCTGTTGGCTGAAATGATGAGGCAGACCGAGCTTGACCTTCCCATCTGGATCCGCGCCACCGCCGGAACCTGCATCCATCACGAGGAAACCTTCCTCAGTCGGCTTGTCGAAGGCAGCATCCTGACCGGTTCCCTCCTCTGCGACGGCATCGGTGACCTCGTCAGTTTCGAGGACGAGACGGATTTCACCCGATCGGCCAAAGTCGCCTACAATCTGCTGCAGGGTGCCGGCGCCCGCATCTCAAAGACGGAATTCGTGGCCTGTCCCAGTTGCGGTCGCACCCTTTTTGACCTCCAGACCACGACCCAGCGGATACGCGAGAAAACCAGCCATCTCAAGGGCGTCAAAATCGCCATCATGGGCTGCATCGTCAATGGACCCGGTGAGATGGCCGATGCCGATTTCGGATATGTGGGAGGCGCCCCCGGCAAGATCAATCTCTACGTGGGCAAGGAGTGTGTCCAATACCATATTCCCTCGGCCGAAGCGGATCAGCGGCTGATCAGCCTGATCAAGGAGCATGGCAGATGGATCGACCCAGAGCCGGAGCCGGCAGCCATCGACTGA
- a CDS encoding rhomboid family intramembrane serine protease: MIYDRPYMRNDFGRREASILGWIIGISVAVFVAQNVFEVWFKSPVMTRYLALSPRNIEDGFFWTVLTYGFLHGNIVHILFNLLFAFFLGRELLPLLGPSRFVGLYLASILVGGLSWLSISFTHTDGILLGASAAVFGLLTVFACFFPNKPITFLLFFIVPITVKPKHLILFFLAVAVFGLLFLELQGGGGVAHSAHLGGMLTGWLYFRYVHQRTEVRGSTHPRVELPKWFRTKKTTPIKTKYQVNLSKPDDVRAEVDRILDKINHSGFGTLTDYEKKVLDEARDILNRR; this comes from the coding sequence ATGATCTACGACCGCCCATACATGCGGAACGACTTCGGTCGACGGGAAGCGTCGATCCTTGGGTGGATCATCGGCATCTCCGTGGCGGTTTTTGTGGCCCAGAATGTCTTCGAGGTCTGGTTCAAGAGCCCGGTCATGACGCGGTATCTGGCGCTCTCTCCCCGGAACATCGAGGACGGGTTTTTCTGGACCGTGCTCACCTATGGATTCCTCCACGGCAACATTGTCCACATCCTGTTCAACCTGCTTTTCGCCTTCTTCCTCGGCCGGGAACTGCTTCCACTGCTCGGCCCGTCCCGATTTGTCGGGCTTTACCTGGCCTCCATTCTCGTCGGCGGGCTTTCCTGGCTGTCCATCAGTTTTACCCATACCGACGGCATCCTCCTCGGTGCCTCCGCTGCCGTCTTCGGGCTTCTGACGGTATTTGCCTGCTTTTTCCCGAACAAGCCGATCACTTTTCTCCTGTTTTTCATCGTTCCCATCACGGTAAAGCCCAAGCACCTGATCCTTTTCTTCCTGGCTGTTGCCGTCTTCGGGCTTCTCTTTCTCGAGCTGCAGGGCGGCGGGGGAGTGGCCCATTCCGCCCACCTGGGTGGAATGCTCACCGGCTGGCTCTATTTCCGTTATGTCCACCAACGAACCGAGGTCCGTGGCTCCACCCATCCCCGGGTCGAGCTTCCCAAATGGTTTCGGACGAAGAAAACAACCCCAATCAAGACCAAGTACCAGGTCAATCTGTCCAAGCCCGACGACGTCCGGGCCGAGGTCGACCGGATTCTCGACAAGATCAATCACTCGGGCTTCGGCACCTTGACGGATTACGAGAAGAAAGTCCTTGACGAAGCCCGGGATATCCTGAATCGCCGCTGA
- a CDS encoding carboxy terminal-processing peptidase: MILRLSIILVLIVLSYAHAEEAPVRNFTETKVMSDETRLVVQLLETVHYKNEQMEQKAFQTLLTDYMAQLDTHHLFFLDSDRDYFLKTYARSIGNELRENGSLEAPFRIYATYHARAVERIDWILSQLDGPFAFPEDGSHRVVRPEGAAADAIAFDFDTAEEYIFDRSEAEWPLTSEQSDDLWRRRIKFELLEDLLNEKTIEESRDTVRKRYERLAKNLDEIGESEIQELFLSTLARMYDPHSTFFSADTLEDFSISMRLSLVGIGALLANEDGYCVIKELIPGGPAFLSKQLKPNDKIVEVAQGSGESTDVIGMNLRKVVNLIRGDKGTEVRLTVLPGDATDSSVRKTVALQRDVVQLNASRASAEIIEVPGPSGPVSVGVIDVPSFYGPVEEEDLKEEDRRSATQDVEELLGKLEVAGVEGIILDLRQNGGGLLSEAVDMTGLFIRQGPVVQVRDSNGQIYVKPDLDPKIAYNGPLLVLTSRFSASASEIVAGALQNYGRALIIGDSSTHGKGTVQAVLEMKSFIPRQYFSDAQKTGAAKLTVQKFYLPNGFSTQNKGVIPDVALPSIDDYLPIGESDLPNAMAWDTIRPARFSGFSLRPDLLTSLKEHSTERQNSLEEFQFLNRRINWFRAKQDEKAISLNLETRRTQKVIDEAFREEMDAEQTKLADLNYPSTEVLLDSVIKDKDSESTEVAAVVSPDLQTDDESGDGSTADEDKSPPAFDIHLRESLRILVDALGSSRNPEDWVQVETLTAQRETIPSAALR; the protein is encoded by the coding sequence ATGATTCTGCGTCTCTCCATCATTCTGGTTCTCATTGTCCTGAGCTACGCCCACGCGGAAGAGGCGCCGGTCCGCAATTTCACCGAGACCAAGGTGATGAGCGACGAAACCCGTCTGGTCGTGCAGCTTCTTGAAACCGTTCACTACAAGAACGAGCAGATGGAGCAAAAGGCATTCCAGACCCTGCTGACCGACTACATGGCCCAGCTGGACACCCACCACCTCTTTTTCCTCGATTCCGACCGGGACTATTTCCTCAAAACCTATGCGCGGAGCATCGGAAACGAACTCCGAGAAAACGGCAGCCTCGAGGCCCCCTTCCGCATCTACGCCACCTACCACGCCAGGGCCGTCGAAAGGATTGACTGGATCCTCAGCCAACTGGACGGACCATTCGCGTTTCCGGAGGACGGTTCCCATCGCGTCGTCCGCCCGGAAGGGGCCGCGGCCGATGCAATCGCCTTCGATTTCGACACCGCGGAGGAATACATCTTCGATCGCAGCGAAGCGGAATGGCCTTTAACCTCCGAACAATCGGACGACCTCTGGCGCCGTCGCATCAAGTTCGAACTGCTGGAGGATCTTCTCAACGAAAAGACAATCGAGGAATCACGGGATACCGTCCGCAAACGCTACGAACGCCTCGCCAAGAATCTCGACGAAATCGGAGAATCCGAAATCCAGGAGCTCTTTCTCTCGACGCTCGCCCGGATGTACGACCCGCATTCGACCTTCTTTTCGGCCGATACACTCGAGGATTTCAGCATCTCGATGCGGCTCTCCCTCGTCGGGATCGGAGCACTTCTGGCCAACGAAGACGGCTATTGCGTCATCAAGGAACTCATCCCGGGCGGCCCCGCTTTCCTGAGCAAGCAACTCAAGCCCAATGACAAGATCGTCGAGGTCGCCCAGGGTTCCGGCGAATCGACCGACGTCATCGGGATGAACCTCCGAAAGGTGGTCAACCTCATCCGGGGAGACAAGGGCACGGAGGTACGCCTGACCGTCCTGCCAGGTGATGCGACGGACTCGTCCGTTCGCAAGACGGTCGCCCTGCAACGCGATGTCGTTCAACTGAATGCGAGTCGGGCCAGTGCGGAAATCATCGAGGTACCCGGGCCCTCCGGCCCCGTCTCCGTCGGAGTGATTGATGTTCCATCGTTTTACGGACCGGTCGAAGAGGAGGATCTGAAGGAGGAGGATCGTCGATCCGCCACCCAGGATGTCGAGGAACTCCTGGGCAAACTCGAGGTTGCCGGCGTGGAAGGCATCATCCTGGATCTGCGCCAGAACGGCGGTGGACTGCTCTCCGAGGCCGTCGACATGACCGGTCTCTTCATCCGACAGGGTCCGGTTGTCCAGGTCCGTGACTCCAACGGCCAGATTTACGTCAAGCCCGACCTCGATCCCAAGATCGCTTACAACGGCCCCCTTCTGGTCCTGACTTCCCGGTTCAGCGCCTCGGCCTCGGAGATTGTGGCCGGCGCCCTCCAGAACTACGGTCGAGCCCTCATCATCGGCGACAGTTCCACCCACGGGAAAGGCACCGTTCAAGCCGTTCTCGAAATGAAGTCCTTCATTCCCCGGCAGTACTTCTCGGATGCCCAGAAGACCGGCGCGGCCAAGCTTACCGTGCAGAAGTTTTATCTGCCCAACGGTTTCTCCACCCAGAACAAAGGCGTGATCCCCGACGTGGCTCTCCCGTCAATCGATGACTACCTGCCGATTGGCGAGTCCGATCTGCCCAATGCCATGGCCTGGGACACGATCCGTCCAGCCCGGTTCAGCGGTTTCTCCCTGCGACCCGATCTGTTGACCAGTCTGAAGGAACACTCGACCGAACGTCAGAATTCGCTGGAGGAATTCCAATTTCTCAACCGCCGGATCAACTGGTTCCGCGCGAAACAGGACGAGAAGGCGATCTCGCTCAACCTCGAAACCCGGCGAACCCAGAAGGTCATCGACGAAGCCTTTCGCGAGGAGATGGACGCCGAGCAGACAAAACTGGCCGATCTGAATTATCCCTCCACCGAAGTCCTCCTGGATTCCGTAATCAAGGACAAGGACTCCGAATCGACCGAGGTGGCGGCGGTTGTCTCACCGGACCTGCAGACCGATGATGAATCGGGTGATGGCTCGACGGCCGACGAAGACAAGTCTCCTCCCGCGTTTGACATCCATCTGCGCGAGAGTCTGCGCATCCTCGTCGACGCCCTCGGCAGCTCCCGAAATCCCGAGGATTGGGTGCAGGTGGAAACGCTGACCGCCCAGCGCGAGACGATCCCTTCCGCCGCCCTCCGCTGA
- the prmC gene encoding peptide chain release factor N(5)-glutamine methyltransferase translates to MLTILEIVRKTSEFFERKGMEQPRLNAELIVGHCLGLDRMQLYLQFERPLTEPELVPIREKVRRRGLREPLQYVLGTAPFHDLMLKVDSRVLVPRPETEQMAERIRERLEVAPRRIVDLGTGSGALALCLARAFPEAEVLGVDASPDALEVARSNAEAASLEGRVSFLRSDWYASVPVGQRFDLIVSNPPYLTEDEWASAAPEVRNHEPKMALISEDDGCGDLERIMEGSRVRLEPAGHLVLETGIHQHARLMAKAESLGYIGIESLKDWSDRDRFLWMRAGG, encoded by the coding sequence ATGTTGACCATTCTCGAGATTGTCCGGAAGACCTCCGAGTTTTTTGAGCGCAAGGGGATGGAGCAGCCCCGCCTGAATGCGGAGCTCATTGTCGGTCATTGCCTGGGCCTCGATCGGATGCAGCTTTATCTGCAGTTCGAACGCCCCCTGACCGAGCCTGAGTTGGTTCCGATCCGCGAAAAAGTCCGGCGGAGGGGATTGAGGGAGCCGCTTCAGTATGTTCTGGGGACCGCTCCGTTCCATGACCTGATGCTGAAGGTGGACTCACGGGTGCTCGTGCCGCGACCTGAGACTGAACAGATGGCGGAGCGGATCCGCGAGCGCCTGGAGGTTGCGCCGAGGCGGATCGTGGATTTGGGAACCGGAAGCGGTGCTCTGGCGCTTTGCCTCGCCCGGGCTTTTCCTGAAGCAGAGGTGCTGGGAGTCGATGCGAGTCCGGATGCCCTCGAGGTGGCCCGCTCGAATGCGGAGGCCGCTTCCCTGGAGGGACGAGTGAGTTTCCTTCGTTCCGATTGGTATGCGTCGGTGCCCGTCGGGCAGCGTTTTGACCTGATTGTCTCGAATCCGCCCTACCTGACGGAAGATGAATGGGCTTCAGCCGCACCGGAAGTGCGCAATCACGAGCCGAAGATGGCGCTGATCAGTGAGGATGACGGTTGCGGCGACCTCGAGCGGATCATGGAGGGATCACGTGTCCGGCTCGAGCCGGCTGGGCACCTCGTCCTCGAGACCGGAATCCACCAGCATGCCCGCCTCATGGCGAAAGCCGAATCCCTGGGCTACATCGGGATCGAATCCCTCAAGGATTGGAGTGACCGTGACCGTTTTCTCTGGATGCGGGCTGGCGGTTAG